In the genome of Limnobaculum zhutongyuii, one region contains:
- the hdfR gene encoding HTH-type transcriptional regulator HdfR gives MDTELLKTFLEVSKTRHFGRAAESLYLTQSAVSSRIRLLENQLGVNLFTRHRNNIRLTAAGEQLLPYAENLIITWQQARSAITKSNQKKNTLSIGALPLIWETGLTDWLESLYLVHKNLQFDARVAPRNIQVQQLHERQLDLLITTEPSKMDELVSERITTIPLQLVMSERKTNDKKRAYISLDWGIDFSQQEKECFTQEILPILTTSSALMAKQLLRNTAGCTFLPEFWQKQHPELKPVLPLQSINLPLYAIWLQNSEHHQLIHKLISSFNAAEDLE, from the coding sequence GTGGATACAGAATTACTAAAGACTTTTCTGGAAGTGAGCAAGACCCGTCATTTTGGTCGGGCAGCTGAATCTCTGTATCTCACACAATCAGCAGTGAGCTCTCGCATACGACTGTTAGAAAATCAGTTGGGCGTTAATCTTTTTACTCGCCACCGCAATAATATTCGGCTCACGGCCGCGGGCGAACAGCTTCTACCCTATGCAGAGAATCTGATCATTACCTGGCAGCAGGCACGCTCGGCTATCACCAAAAGTAACCAAAAAAAGAATACGTTATCGATTGGCGCATTGCCTTTAATCTGGGAAACCGGCCTGACAGACTGGCTTGAATCGCTCTACTTAGTACATAAAAATTTACAGTTTGACGCCAGAGTTGCGCCACGAAATATTCAAGTACAGCAACTTCACGAAAGACAGCTAGATCTTTTGATTACCACAGAGCCTTCCAAAATGGATGAGTTGGTCAGTGAAAGGATAACCACAATCCCATTACAGTTAGTGATGTCTGAGCGAAAAACCAATGATAAAAAAAGAGCTTACATCTCCCTTGATTGGGGAATCGACTTTTCACAACAGGAAAAAGAGTGCTTCACCCAGGAGATCCTACCAATCCTGACAACCAGCTCGGCACTGATGGCAAAACAGCTGTTAAGGAATACCGCTGGCTGTACTTTTTTACCTGAATTCTGGCAAAAGCAACATCCTGAACTGAAACCTGTGTTACCACTTCAATCAATCAATCTTCCTTTATATGCCATCTGGCTACAAAATAGTGAGCATCATCAACTGATTCATAAATTGATTAGTAGCTTCAACGCTGCTGAAGATCTTGAATAA
- a CDS encoding DUF413 domain-containing protein, whose translation MAESFTTTHRFFDNKNYPRGFSRHGDFTIKEAQLLERLGYAFNELDLGKREPATEEEKLFVAVCRGEREPATESEKVWIKYLDRIRRPKRFHTLSGGKPQVDTVEDFNDTDD comes from the coding sequence ATGGCGGAAAGCTTCACTACGACGCATCGTTTTTTTGACAATAAAAATTATCCTCGAGGCTTTTCCCGCCATGGGGATTTCACCATTAAAGAAGCTCAATTGCTAGAACGTTTAGGTTATGCTTTTAATGAGCTTGATTTAGGCAAGCGTGAACCAGCAACAGAAGAAGAAAAACTATTCGTCGCTGTTTGCCGTGGAGAGCGTGAACCTGCAACTGAGTCTGAAAAGGTATGGATTAAATACCTTGATCGTATTCGTCGCCCTAAGCGCTTCCACACGCTATCTGGTGGTAAGCCACAGGTAGATACTGTCGAAGACTTTAACGACACTGATGATTAA
- a CDS encoding YifB family Mg chelatase-like AAA ATPase → MSLAIVHTRASIGIQAPAVSVEVHISNGMPNFTLVGLPEITVKEAKDRVRSALINSGFTFPPKKITVNLAPADLPKEGGRFDLPIALAILAASEQIPATKLHQHEFLGELALSGEIKPINGAIPAALAASRNDRILVLSQGNATEVALIEQGNNLIAANLAEICHYLSDNETTLCKPAKQVIQDDSLSLPDLKDIIGQEQAKRALEISAAGGHNLLLLGPPGTGKTMLATRLNALLPPLSDQEALESAAISSLVHTPQNSSNWRKRPFRAPHHSASMAALVGGGSIPRPGEISLAHNGVLFLDELPEFERKVLDALREPLESGEIVISRASAKVCFPARVQLIAAMNPSPTGHYQGILSRSNPQQIMRYLNRLSGPFLDRFDLSIEVPLLPQGVLSQRREEGESSQSVRQRVLNARELQTKRSGKVNAQLSSKEVESNCKLNPEDALFLEHALLKLGLSVRGWHRILKVSRTIADLSGSEAISRSHIAEALSYRCMDRLLLQLYKAVG, encoded by the coding sequence ATGTCATTAGCCATCGTTCACACCCGAGCATCAATAGGAATTCAGGCGCCAGCCGTCAGTGTTGAAGTTCATATCAGCAACGGAATGCCCAATTTTACTTTAGTTGGTTTACCTGAAATAACGGTAAAAGAGGCAAAAGATCGGGTAAGAAGTGCCCTGATAAACAGCGGATTTACTTTTCCTCCTAAAAAAATCACGGTGAATTTAGCGCCAGCAGATTTACCCAAAGAAGGGGGGCGATTCGATCTACCCATTGCGTTAGCCATACTGGCGGCTTCTGAACAAATCCCCGCGACAAAATTACATCAGCATGAGTTTTTAGGCGAACTCGCTCTTTCTGGAGAAATAAAACCAATCAATGGCGCAATACCAGCAGCTCTGGCAGCATCCAGAAACGATCGTATTTTGGTTCTTTCACAAGGAAATGCCACTGAAGTGGCGCTCATTGAACAAGGCAATAACCTGATTGCCGCGAATCTTGCCGAAATATGTCATTACCTGTCGGATAATGAAACTACGCTTTGCAAACCGGCTAAACAAGTTATTCAGGATGATTCATTATCCTTACCCGACCTGAAAGATATTATTGGTCAGGAGCAGGCAAAACGAGCACTGGAAATTTCTGCTGCCGGAGGGCATAACCTGCTGCTACTCGGTCCTCCGGGTACCGGTAAAACCATGCTTGCTACTCGACTCAATGCACTTTTACCTCCTCTAAGCGATCAGGAAGCTTTAGAGAGCGCAGCTATATCGAGCCTAGTCCATACACCACAAAATTCGTCAAACTGGCGTAAACGGCCTTTCAGAGCCCCTCATCATAGTGCATCGATGGCTGCACTGGTGGGTGGCGGTTCAATTCCCAGACCTGGTGAAATTTCTCTGGCACATAATGGCGTGCTATTTTTGGATGAATTACCTGAATTTGAGAGAAAAGTATTGGATGCTCTCAGAGAGCCATTAGAGTCAGGAGAAATTGTTATTTCCCGGGCTAGTGCAAAAGTCTGCTTTCCTGCAAGAGTTCAACTGATTGCGGCAATGAACCCCAGCCCTACCGGACACTATCAGGGGATACTCAGCCGTTCGAATCCTCAGCAAATTATGCGCTATTTAAACCGATTATCCGGCCCCTTTCTCGATCGATTCGACTTATCTATTGAAGTACCGCTGTTGCCTCAAGGTGTATTAAGCCAGCGCAGAGAAGAAGGGGAATCCAGTCAGTCTGTCCGGCAACGGGTGCTAAATGCCAGAGAACTTCAAACCAAAAGAAGTGGCAAAGTAAATGCGCAACTAAGCAGTAAAGAGGTGGAATCAAACTGTAAGCTTAATCCGGAAGATGCATTATTCCTTGAGCATGCCTTATTAAAACTTGGGCTTTCTGTTCGTGGATGGCATCGCATTTTAAAAGTCTCCCGAACTATTGCTGACTTATCCGGTAGCGAAGCGATAAGCAGAAGCCATATTGCTGAAGCATTAAGCTATCGCTGTATGGATCGGCTACTGTTACAGCTTTATAAAGCGGTAGGATAA
- the ilvL gene encoding ilv operon leader peptide, translated as MKSVSQVISLVIISVVVIIIPPCGAALGRRMT; from the coding sequence ATGAAGTCTGTAAGCCAAGTGATTAGCCTCGTGATTATTAGTGTGGTGGTGATTATTATCCCACCGTGCGGGGCAGCACTTGGACGAAGAATGACCTGA
- the ilvG gene encoding acetolactate synthase 2 catalytic subunit codes for MNGAQWVVHTLREQGVETVFGYPGGAIMPVYDALFDGGIEHLLCRNEQGAAIAALGYARATGKVGVCIATSGPGATNLITGLADALLDSVPVVAITGQVASPLIGTDAFQEVDVLGLSLACTKHSYLVESLEELPAIIAQAFATACSGRPGPVLIDIPKDIQLAAGDHLKPALFSVEELPKVADADLALAREMITQSKKPMLYVGGGVGMAQAVDALRTFVNVTGMPGVSTLKGLGAFDAQDPCYLGLLGMHGAKASNLAVQDCDLLVAIGVRFDDRVTGKLNAFAPNAKVIHMDIDPAELGKLRTPHVALQGDLNEILPALQQPMSIESWRKSVMTMKTEFAARYDHPGQPIYAPLLLKQLSDKKPESAVITTDVGQHQMWSAQHMSFSCPENFITSSGLGTMGFGIPAAVGAQMARPDDMVICVSGDGSFMMNVQELGTIKRKKLPVKIVLIDNQRLGMVRQWQQLFFDARYSETDLSDNPDFLVLASAFGIPGQSISRKDQVDDALNAMLTSEGPYLLHVSIDELENVWPLVPPGAGNETMLEKVS; via the coding sequence ATGAATGGGGCACAGTGGGTTGTACATACATTACGCGAACAGGGTGTTGAGACGGTTTTTGGCTACCCCGGTGGGGCTATTATGCCAGTTTATGATGCGCTGTTTGACGGCGGTATTGAACATTTGCTGTGCCGCAATGAGCAAGGTGCTGCGATAGCCGCTCTTGGTTATGCCAGAGCAACGGGGAAAGTTGGGGTTTGTATTGCGACTTCTGGCCCGGGGGCAACGAATCTGATAACCGGACTGGCGGATGCATTATTGGATTCAGTACCCGTTGTGGCTATTACGGGTCAGGTTGCCTCTCCACTGATTGGTACTGATGCTTTTCAGGAGGTTGATGTTTTAGGATTATCATTGGCCTGTACTAAACACAGCTATCTGGTGGAGTCTCTGGAAGAGCTGCCAGCCATCATTGCTCAGGCTTTCGCTACCGCCTGCAGCGGTCGTCCGGGGCCTGTACTCATCGATATTCCGAAAGACATTCAGCTAGCCGCGGGAGATCATCTCAAGCCGGCTCTGTTCTCTGTTGAAGAGCTTCCTAAAGTCGCTGATGCTGATTTGGCGTTAGCCAGAGAGATGATTACGCAATCCAAAAAGCCAATGTTATACGTTGGTGGCGGGGTTGGTATGGCTCAGGCAGTTGATGCATTACGTACCTTCGTTAACGTTACGGGAATGCCTGGCGTATCGACTCTGAAAGGTTTAGGTGCTTTTGATGCCCAGGACCCATGTTATTTAGGCCTGTTAGGAATGCATGGTGCCAAAGCCAGTAACTTAGCCGTACAGGATTGTGACCTGTTAGTGGCTATCGGGGTGCGTTTTGACGATCGGGTAACAGGAAAATTAAATGCTTTTGCACCGAATGCCAAAGTTATCCATATGGATATCGACCCGGCCGAATTAGGTAAATTAAGAACACCTCATGTTGCGCTGCAGGGAGATTTAAATGAGATATTGCCTGCGTTGCAGCAGCCGATGTCCATCGAGAGCTGGCGTAAATCGGTAATGACAATGAAAACCGAATTTGCTGCTCGCTATGACCATCCTGGCCAACCTATCTATGCCCCGCTATTGTTAAAACAACTTTCTGATAAAAAGCCTGAAAGCGCCGTAATCACCACTGATGTGGGACAGCATCAGATGTGGAGCGCTCAGCATATGTCATTCAGTTGTCCGGAAAACTTTATTACATCAAGTGGCTTAGGAACTATGGGCTTTGGTATTCCGGCTGCGGTTGGTGCACAAATGGCCCGTCCTGACGACATGGTGATTTGTGTTTCAGGGGATGGCTCTTTCATGATGAACGTTCAGGAGCTGGGCACGATAAAGCGCAAAAAGTTGCCGGTAAAAATAGTGCTAATAGATAACCAGCGTTTGGGTATGGTGAGACAGTGGCAGCAACTGTTTTTTGATGCACGTTATAGTGAAACCGATTTATCTGATAATCCGGATTTTCTGGTACTGGCCAGCGCATTTGGCATTCCTGGGCAGAGTATTTCTCGTAAAGATCAGGTTGATGATGCTTTAAATGCAATGTTAACCAGTGAAGGTCCCTACTTGCTTCACGTTTCAATTGATGAATTAGAAAATGTTTGGCCTCTGGTTCCACCAGGTGCTGGTAACGAAACCATGCTGGAGAAAGTATCATGA
- the ilvM gene encoding acetolactate synthase 2 small subunit gives MTEHQLYIQTRFRSEVLERLLRVVRHRGFRVCKMNMNQTGNGDNINIHLTVSSERPVNLLSSQLTKLADVNSVEILNQTSQQIRA, from the coding sequence ATGACAGAACATCAACTTTATATTCAAACCCGCTTTCGCTCAGAGGTTTTAGAACGTCTACTGCGGGTTGTTCGCCACAGAGGTTTCCGTGTGTGCAAAATGAACATGAATCAGACAGGCAATGGAGATAATATAAATATTCATTTAACCGTTTCCAGTGAGCGCCCTGTCAATTTATTATCTTCTCAGTTAACTAAACTTGCGGATGTCAACAGCGTTGAGATCCTCAATCAAACATCACAACAAATACGCGCCTAG
- a CDS encoding branched-chain amino acid transaminase, which translates to MSTKKADYIWFNGEMTPWADAKVHVMSHALHYGTSVFEGVRCYNTHKGPAVFRHREHMQRLRDSAKIYRMPVSYSVDELMAACRETLSKNNLTSAYIRPLVFIGDVGMGVNPPPGYKTDVIIAAFPWGAYLGEEALDQGIDAMVSSWNRSAPNTIPTAAKAGGNYLSSLLVGSEARRHGYTEGIALDVHGYVSEGAGENIFIIKDGVVFTPTLTSAALPGITRDAIMKLTKDLGFEIREQVLSRESLYLADEVFMTGTAAEITPVRSVDGIEVGIGRCGPITKQIQQRFFGLFNGQTEDKYGWLDLVNQ; encoded by the coding sequence ATGAGTACGAAGAAAGCAGACTACATATGGTTCAATGGCGAAATGACCCCATGGGCTGATGCAAAAGTTCACGTGATGTCTCATGCATTACACTATGGTACTTCGGTATTTGAAGGTGTGCGCTGCTATAACACCCATAAGGGCCCTGCGGTTTTCCGTCATCGCGAGCATATGCAGCGTCTGCGTGATTCAGCAAAAATTTATCGTATGCCGGTTTCTTACTCCGTAGATGAATTGATGGCAGCCTGTCGTGAAACACTAAGCAAAAATAACCTGACCAGCGCTTATATTCGTCCACTCGTATTCATCGGTGATGTTGGTATGGGGGTTAACCCACCACCAGGATACAAAACTGATGTCATCATTGCGGCTTTCCCTTGGGGAGCTTATTTGGGAGAAGAAGCTTTGGATCAGGGTATCGATGCGATGGTTTCTTCATGGAATCGTTCTGCACCAAATACCATTCCAACTGCGGCGAAAGCTGGCGGTAACTACCTTTCTTCTTTACTGGTTGGTAGTGAGGCTCGTCGCCATGGTTATACTGAAGGTATTGCTCTGGATGTTCATGGTTATGTTTCTGAAGGTGCGGGCGAAAACATCTTCATTATTAAAGATGGCGTAGTCTTTACTCCGACCTTAACTTCTGCGGCCCTGCCGGGTATTACTCGCGATGCCATCATGAAGCTAACTAAAGACCTGGGCTTTGAAATTCGTGAGCAGGTTCTGTCCCGTGAGTCACTCTATCTTGCTGATGAAGTGTTTATGACCGGTACCGCTGCTGAAATTACACCAGTACGCAGCGTTGATGGTATTGAAGTCGGAATTGGCCGCTGTGGTCCTATCACTAAGCAAATTCAACAGCGTTTCTTTGGTCTGTTCAATGGTCAGACAGAAGATAAATACGGCTGGTTAGACTTAGTAAATCAATAA
- the ilvD gene encoding dihydroxy-acid dehydratase has translation MPKYRSATTTHGRNMAGARALWRATGMTDADFGKPIIAVVNSFTQFVPGHVHLRDLGKLVADQIHESGGVAKEFNTIAVDDGIAMGHGGMLYSLPSRELIADSVEYMVNAHCADAMVCISNCDKITPGMLMASLRLNIPVIFVSGGPMEAGKTKLSDKIIKLDLIDAMIQGANPDVSDEDSAQIERSACPTCGSCSGMFTANSMNCLTEALGLALPGNGSLLATHKDRKQLFLNAGKEIVALTKRYYEQDDASVLPRAIANKSAFENAMVMDITMGGSTNTVLHLLAAAQEGEVDFTMNDIDRLSRKVPQLCKVAPSTQKYHMEDVHRAGGVIGILGELERADLLNRNTKNIMGLSLTETLDKFDIMRTSDDAVRTLFRAGPAGIRTTQAFSQDCRWDSLDDDRAEGCIRDKEHAYSQEGGLAVLNGNLAVDGCIVKTAGVDDEHLVFRGPAKVYESQEDAVDAILGKKVVAGDVVVIRYEGPKGGPGMQEMLYPTTFLKSMGLGKSCALITDGRFSGGTSGLSIGHISPEAANGGLIGLVRDGDMIDIDIPKRSIVLDVSDSELTSRRQTEVARGDKAWTPAARERQVSFALRAYASLATSADKGAVRDKSKLGG, from the coding sequence ATGCCTAAGTATCGTTCAGCTACAACTACACATGGTCGCAATATGGCAGGAGCCCGTGCGCTATGGCGCGCAACGGGTATGACCGATGCTGATTTCGGTAAGCCAATTATTGCCGTGGTGAACTCTTTTACACAGTTCGTACCGGGCCATGTGCATTTACGTGACTTAGGTAAGCTGGTTGCCGATCAGATCCATGAGTCAGGTGGCGTTGCCAAAGAGTTCAATACTATTGCGGTGGACGACGGTATCGCGATGGGGCATGGAGGCATGCTTTATTCTCTTCCTTCCCGGGAACTGATTGCCGATTCGGTAGAATACATGGTGAATGCTCACTGTGCTGACGCGATGGTGTGTATCTCTAACTGTGACAAGATTACCCCGGGAATGTTAATGGCGTCTTTGCGCCTGAATATTCCGGTTATTTTTGTTTCCGGTGGTCCGATGGAAGCAGGAAAAACTAAGCTATCAGACAAAATCATCAAGCTGGATTTGATTGATGCCATGATTCAGGGTGCCAACCCTGATGTCAGCGATGAAGACAGTGCTCAAATAGAACGTTCTGCCTGCCCTACCTGTGGTTCCTGTTCCGGTATGTTTACTGCCAACTCCATGAACTGCTTAACCGAAGCTCTGGGCTTAGCGCTGCCAGGAAATGGTTCTCTGTTGGCCACACATAAAGACCGTAAGCAACTTTTCCTGAATGCGGGTAAAGAGATTGTGGCATTAACCAAACGCTATTATGAGCAGGATGATGCAAGCGTATTGCCTCGCGCTATTGCGAATAAGTCGGCATTTGAAAATGCGATGGTGATGGATATTACCATGGGTGGTTCAACCAATACCGTATTGCATCTTCTGGCTGCCGCACAGGAAGGTGAAGTTGATTTCACCATGAATGATATTGACCGCTTATCGCGCAAGGTTCCTCAACTATGTAAGGTTGCTCCAAGTACCCAGAAATACCATATGGAAGATGTTCATCGTGCCGGTGGTGTAATTGGTATTTTGGGTGAGCTGGAACGTGCAGACCTGCTAAACCGTAATACAAAAAATATTATGGGGCTGAGCCTGACGGAAACGTTAGACAAGTTCGACATTATGCGTACCAGTGATGATGCGGTAAGAACCCTGTTCCGTGCTGGTCCTGCAGGTATTCGTACCACTCAGGCTTTCTCTCAGGATTGTCGCTGGGATTCTCTGGATGACGATCGTGCAGAAGGCTGTATCCGTGATAAAGAGCATGCATACAGTCAGGAAGGTGGTCTGGCGGTATTAAACGGTAACCTGGCGGTGGATGGCTGTATTGTTAAAACGGCCGGTGTTGATGATGAACATCTGGTATTCCGCGGCCCGGCAAAAGTATATGAAAGTCAGGAAGATGCGGTTGACGCTATTCTGGGCAAGAAAGTGGTTGCCGGTGATGTCGTGGTTATCCGCTATGAAGGTCCAAAGGGTGGACCGGGCATGCAGGAGATGTTGTATCCAACGACGTTCCTGAAATCCATGGGATTAGGTAAAAGCTGTGCGTTGATCACCGATGGCCGTTTCTCTGGCGGTACCTCCGGATTGTCTATTGGTCATATCTCGCCGGAAGCAGCCAATGGCGGTTTAATTGGTTTAGTCCGTGATGGGGATATGATTGATATTGATATTCCAAAACGCAGTATTGTGCTGGATGTATCAGACAGTGAATTAACCAGCCGCCGTCAGACAGAAGTTGCCCGTGGTGACAAAGCCTGGACGCCAGCGGCTCGTGAGCGTCAGGTTTCATTCGCGTTACGTGCTTATGCCAGTTTAGCAACCAGCGCAGATAAAGGCGCCGTCAGGGATAAAAGTAAGCTGGGAGGCTAA
- the ilvA gene encoding threonine ammonia-lyase, biosynthetic encodes MAVPLPLSSAPTGAEYLRAVLCSPVYDVAQVTPLQVMNKLSARLNNTVLVKREDRQPVHSFKLRGAHAMIAGLNEQQKANGVIAASAGNHAQGVALSATGLGIRSLIVMPLTTPDIKVDAVRGFGGEVLLHGANFDEAKAKAIALSEQEGYIFIPPFDHPAVIAGQGTIGMELIQQDAHLDRVFVPVGGGGLAAGVAVLIKQLMPEIKVIGVEAEDSACLVAAMNAGQPVDLDRVGLFADGVAVKRIGDETFRLCREYLDDVITVDSDAICAAVKDLFEDVRAIAEPSGALALAGLKKYAEQHNLEGERLACILSGANLNFHGLRYVSERCELGEKREALLAVTIPEQKGSFLKFCQLLGGRSVTEFNYRYASDKDACIFVGVRLTRGQTEREEIIRELRDDGYQVVDLSDDEMAKLHVRYMVGGRPAKPLSERLYSFEFPESGGALLKFLQTLGTYWNISLFHYRSHGTDYGRVLAAFELIGHDAEFEQHLEQLGYDYHDETDNPAFRFFLAG; translated from the coding sequence ATGGCAGTTCCATTACCACTCTCTTCTGCACCGACAGGTGCAGAATATCTGAGAGCCGTGCTCTGTTCACCGGTTTATGACGTAGCTCAGGTTACGCCATTGCAGGTGATGAATAAGCTCTCAGCTCGTCTGAATAATACCGTGCTGGTAAAGCGCGAAGACCGACAGCCGGTGCACAGTTTTAAACTGCGTGGTGCGCACGCGATGATTGCCGGGCTGAATGAGCAGCAGAAAGCTAATGGTGTAATTGCAGCCTCAGCGGGTAATCATGCTCAGGGTGTTGCGCTGTCGGCGACTGGTTTAGGTATTCGTTCTCTGATTGTTATGCCGTTAACGACACCGGATATCAAAGTTGATGCTGTACGTGGCTTTGGTGGCGAAGTGCTGCTGCACGGTGCTAACTTTGATGAGGCGAAAGCCAAAGCTATTGCCCTGTCTGAACAGGAAGGCTATATCTTTATTCCTCCGTTCGATCATCCGGCAGTGATTGCCGGGCAGGGCACCATCGGTATGGAGTTGATCCAACAGGATGCGCATCTTGATCGTGTCTTTGTTCCGGTGGGTGGTGGTGGATTGGCCGCCGGTGTAGCGGTATTGATTAAGCAATTGATGCCAGAAATTAAAGTTATTGGCGTTGAAGCTGAAGATTCTGCCTGTCTGGTGGCGGCAATGAATGCCGGACAGCCTGTCGATCTTGATCGAGTAGGGCTATTTGCCGATGGCGTAGCGGTAAAACGTATTGGTGATGAGACTTTCCGCCTGTGCCGTGAATATCTTGATGATGTTATTACCGTCGACAGCGACGCAATTTGTGCCGCAGTAAAAGATTTATTTGAAGATGTCAGGGCGATTGCAGAACCGTCGGGCGCGTTAGCGCTGGCGGGCCTGAAAAAATATGCTGAACAGCATAATTTGGAAGGCGAGCGTCTGGCCTGTATTTTGTCCGGTGCTAATTTGAATTTCCACGGTTTGCGCTATGTCTCCGAACGCTGTGAGTTAGGTGAAAAGCGGGAAGCGCTGCTGGCGGTCACTATTCCTGAGCAGAAAGGCAGTTTTCTGAAATTTTGCCAGCTGTTAGGTGGCCGTTCAGTGACTGAGTTTAACTATCGTTACGCCAGTGATAAAGATGCCTGTATCTTTGTTGGGGTTCGCTTAACCAGAGGTCAGACTGAAAGAGAAGAGATTATCCGCGAACTGCGCGATGATGGTTATCAGGTGGTTGATTTATCTGATGATGAAATGGCTAAGCTACACGTTCGCTATATGGTTGGAGGCCGTCCGGCGAAACCGTTAAGTGAGCGGTTATACAGCTTTGAATTTCCTGAATCGGGTGGGGCCTTGTTAAAGTTTTTGCAGACGCTGGGAACCTACTGGAATATTTCTCTGTTTCATTATCGCAGTCATGGTACCGATTACGGCCGAGTACTTGCGGCTTTTGAACTGATTGGGCACGATGCTGAGTTTGAACAGCATCTTGAACAGTTGGGGTATGATTACCACGATGAGACGGATAATCCGGCGTTCCGCTTTTTTCTGGCGGGATAA
- a CDS encoding DUF2461 domain-containing protein, whose translation MIMQFNGFSQQGLTFLQDVRIQNSKDWFDDHRHIYDDEILTPFRALVTDLTQCMMLIDPEFETRPAIGKTLSRIHRDTRFSHDKSRYRSHMWLTFKRHSKDWKDAPVYFFEIAPDFYRYGLGYYSASRQTMDVLRLLMRTEPKDFLAVAKCSKSPFELVGESYKRPLIKEQDASIANWYNRKSFAVMHTSQEMEMVFNNGLVSQLEKGFKQLAPLYHYLMRAEMIKRNPEE comes from the coding sequence GTGATAATGCAATTCAATGGGTTTAGCCAGCAAGGGCTGACATTCTTGCAGGATGTCAGAATTCAAAACAGCAAAGATTGGTTCGACGATCATCGTCATATCTATGATGATGAAATACTCACCCCTTTTCGTGCTCTGGTGACCGATCTGACTCAGTGCATGATGCTGATTGATCCAGAGTTTGAAACCCGCCCGGCAATTGGTAAAACTCTGTCCAGAATTCATCGTGATACTCGCTTCAGCCATGATAAATCTCGTTATCGCAGCCATATGTGGCTAACCTTCAAGCGACACAGCAAAGACTGGAAAGATGCTCCGGTCTACTTTTTTGAAATAGCGCCTGATTTTTATCGTTATGGTCTGGGTTATTACTCCGCCAGCCGACAAACGATGGATGTGCTACGTTTATTGATGCGTACCGAGCCTAAAGATTTTTTAGCCGTAGCCAAATGCAGTAAATCACCCTTTGAACTGGTGGGTGAGAGCTATAAACGACCTTTAATTAAAGAGCAGGATGCCAGTATTGCTAACTGGTATAACCGTAAGTCATTTGCCGTTATGCATACCAGTCAGGAGATGGAAATGGTCTTTAATAACGGCCTGGTTTCTCAGTTAGAGAAAGGGTTTAAGCAATTGGCACCCCTTTATCATTACCTGATGCGGGCAGAAATGATTAAACGCAATCCTGAAGAATGA
- the ilvY gene encoding HTH-type transcriptional activator IlvY, whose amino-acid sequence MDLRDLKLFLHLADSQHFGKTAKATYVSPSTLSRQIQRMEEELGQMLFLRDNRTVQLTHAGQQLKVFAQQTLLHYQQLKNALTQEGESLSGELRIFCSVTAAYSHLPTILDQFRALHPNVEIKLTTGDAADAVDKIQSNDADLAIAGRPETLPSTIDFRKIGEVPLVLITPALPCPVHTQMLEHKPDWANIPFILPEHGPTRRRIDQWFRRYHISNPQIYATVAGHEAIVSMVALGCGIALIPSVVLDNSPETIRSRISVADHVTLTSAFDLGVCVQKKRLNEPLIHAFWQLI is encoded by the coding sequence GTGGATCTTCGTGATTTAAAATTATTTCTTCATTTAGCCGACAGTCAGCATTTTGGCAAAACGGCTAAAGCAACCTATGTTAGCCCTTCCACCCTGTCAAGACAGATACAGCGAATGGAAGAGGAACTTGGGCAGATGCTGTTTCTGCGAGATAACCGCACGGTACAACTCACACATGCAGGTCAACAGCTTAAAGTCTTTGCTCAACAAACATTATTACACTATCAACAGTTAAAAAATGCCCTGACACAGGAGGGAGAGTCTCTCAGTGGTGAACTGCGCATCTTCTGCTCGGTAACGGCTGCCTACAGCCACCTACCAACCATACTTGATCAATTTCGCGCCCTGCACCCCAATGTAGAAATAAAATTGACCACCGGTGACGCTGCGGATGCAGTTGATAAAATTCAGTCTAACGATGCAGATCTGGCCATTGCTGGTCGCCCGGAAACCCTGCCTTCTACCATTGATTTTCGCAAAATTGGTGAGGTTCCACTGGTGTTAATTACGCCCGCACTACCTTGCCCGGTACATACTCAAATGCTGGAACATAAGCCTGACTGGGCAAATATTCCTTTTATTTTACCGGAACACGGTCCAACACGCAGACGTATCGACCAGTGGTTCCGTCGTTACCATATCAGCAACCCGCAAATTTACGCCACGGTTGCCGGTCATGAAGCCATTGTTTCTATGGTTGCGCTTGGCTGTGGTATTGCACTGATCCCCAGTGTAGTACTGGATAACAGCCCGGAAACTATACGCAGTCGGATTTCAGTAGCAGACCACGTCACCCTGACATCCGCCTTTGATCTGGGCGTATGCGTACAGAAAAAACGTCTTAATGAGCCTCTGATTCACGCCTTCTGGCAGTTGATATGA